CAGCTTTTTTCCAAATCAATGATAAAAAATACAAAAGAATGCAACTAATGTTTTTTAAAAAAGATGCAAAAGCTTATTGCTTGAATTTTTTAGAAAATATCTCTTATCCTAAAAGTATTGATACTTCAAACTATTTTGAACTTGGAACTTATGAACAATTAGAAGAGTTACTAAATTATGAATGGAAAGAAAAAGAGCTTAAAGAACTTATAAAAAAAGGTACTAAAATAGAAGTTTATCTTGGTTCAAAAGATAAAATAATAAAATCATATGAAGC
The window above is part of the Malaciobacter marinus genome. Proteins encoded here:
- the bioV gene encoding pimelyl-ACP methyl ester esterase BioV translates to MISKYYNGFCLKDEKELFNQYLVENDFTISGFSYGAIKAFKQALKSEKRVDLLQLFSPAFFQINDKKYKRMQLMFFKKDAKAYCLNFLENISYPKSIDTSNYFELGTYEQLEELLNYEWKEKELKELIKKGTKIEVYLGSKDKIIKSYEAKEFFKEFATVYFINDAGHIL